From a single Okeanomitos corallinicola TIOX110 genomic region:
- a CDS encoding HpsJ family protein, whose protein sequence is MVNRVTSSNSSLALKVVGLVCILSFFVDFAILLMGFSPTDKQSQIGFTTGVVDRGIVPMVGLGMILASYWMDSAEQGSDRSGLNLRVPSLILSSLLGLMFLLVFPLHLNNVRQASTQRVNQINQQAEQAETQLNSQLTQFLNQLNNDQGKAQIEQLRSRAKAQFTDLLNDETKYKQAIENPQLPAQQKELLKNFKANPQELDKFIAQQTDPNQVAQQRINDIRQRKEEAEKNAKDAAWRSGVRIGISSLLLSIGYIIIGWTGLKGMGAVQGGKRKAPAR, encoded by the coding sequence ATGGTTAATCGTGTGACTTCTTCAAATAGTTCCCTGGCTCTGAAAGTAGTGGGACTTGTCTGTATTTTATCGTTTTTCGTTGATTTTGCGATTCTGTTAATGGGTTTTAGTCCTACAGACAAACAATCACAAATTGGCTTTACTACAGGAGTAGTTGATCGGGGAATTGTGCCAATGGTAGGTTTAGGTATGATCCTAGCTTCTTATTGGATGGATAGTGCTGAACAAGGAAGCGATCGCTCAGGCCTTAATCTTAGAGTACCATCTTTAATACTTTCTAGTCTCTTAGGTTTAATGTTTTTGTTGGTTTTTCCCCTACATCTTAACAACGTGCGTCAAGCCAGCACCCAAAGAGTTAATCAAATTAACCAACAAGCAGAACAAGCAGAAACCCAACTCAACAGCCAGCTAACCCAATTTCTCAATCAGTTAAATAACGACCAGGGTAAAGCCCAAATAGAACAACTGCGAAGTCGAGCTAAGGCACAATTTACCGACTTGTTAAATGATGAAACCAAATATAAACAAGCAATAGAAAACCCTCAACTGCCTGCACAACAAAAAGAACTACTGAAAAATTTCAAAGCTAACCCCCAAGAATTGGACAAATTTATTGCCCAACAAACTGATCCTAACCAAGTAGCACAACAAAGAATTAACGACATTCGCCAACGCAAAGAAGAAGCAGAGAAAAATGCAAAAGATGCAGCTTGGAGATCAGGAGTCAGAATAGGTATCAGCAGCTTATTGTTATCTATTGGATATATCATCATTGGTTGGACAGGCTTGAAAGGAATGGGTGCTGTACAAGGTGGTAAACGCAAAGCTCCCGCTCGTTAA
- the hpsC gene encoding hormogonium polysaccharide secretion pseudopilin HpsC, translating into MKKNSKIINNQKGFTLVELMVGLVMSSIIITTLLGFMINVMEIDRKEKAKVTSEQEIQAALEYISRDLQQAFYIYDAQGIEAINHQLPAPPNDIDRVPVLVFWQRELIEDVLPIAGRGKDDAFAYSLVVYFLIKDTRSSGSNWSKIARIGKWKIRDGVLANSMDDDTTISCSGFTGKYVQGSSSDPNEYCPSPGFKPFDLNSQGTVAERMNDWQRGSDAYTANTLVLVDYIDQTINNPPPAVCPPNSTSPNITWSKVTPDSFNTTETGKMTSFYACVDNLNTTVQVFIRGNALARIHNQNIDYSEQRETYFPRTNIKVQGRGFLYK; encoded by the coding sequence ATGAAAAAAAATTCCAAAATAATCAACAACCAAAAAGGGTTTACATTAGTCGAATTAATGGTTGGTTTAGTAATGTCATCCATCATAATTACTACCTTATTAGGATTTATGATTAATGTGATGGAAATAGACAGAAAAGAAAAAGCAAAAGTAACATCAGAACAAGAAATACAAGCAGCATTAGAATATATTTCCCGTGATTTACAACAAGCTTTTTATATCTATGATGCTCAAGGTATAGAAGCCATAAATCATCAACTACCTGCTCCTCCCAATGATATAGATAGAGTTCCTGTACTGGTTTTTTGGCAACGGGAATTAATTGAAGATGTCCTCCCAATTGCCGGCAGAGGTAAAGATGATGCTTTTGCTTATTCTTTAGTTGTTTATTTTTTAATCAAAGATACTAGGAGTTCTGGTTCTAATTGGTCTAAAATAGCCCGCATTGGTAAATGGAAAATCAGAGATGGTGTTTTAGCTAATAGCATGGATGATGATACAACAATTTCATGTTCAGGATTTACGGGTAAATATGTTCAAGGTTCTAGTAGTGACCCTAACGAATATTGTCCCAGTCCTGGTTTTAAACCCTTTGATTTAAATAGTCAAGGTACTGTAGCGGAAAGAATGAATGATTGGCAAAGAGGTAGTGATGCCTATACTGCTAATACATTAGTGCTGGTTGATTATATTGATCAAACTATAAATAACCCACCGCCAGCAGTTTGTCCTCCTAATTCGACAAGTCCTAATATTACTTGGTCTAAGGTAACTCCTGATAGTTTTAACACCACAGAAACAGGAAAAATGACCAGTTTTTATGCTTGTGTTGATAATCTCAATACAACAGTACAAGTATTTATTCGCGGTAATGCCTTGGCTCGTATTCATAATCAAAATATAGATTACAGTGAGCAGCGAGAAACTTATTTTCCCCGGACTAATATTAAAGTCCAAGGAAGAGGTTTTTTATATAAATAA
- a CDS encoding prepilin-type N-terminal cleavage/methylation domain-containing protein, with protein MKSNSNSGFTLLENLIIILIIGILAGIVAPVWLSILQNMRLNTAQSQLYQAIRQAQSQAKTKKSTWQVSFREQNDTLQWAVHPEAIESTNVAWNNIDSNVRLDTETTLRQSDSIRYVQFDYLGSIRKPPLGRITISSKSGGKSKRCVFISTILGALRTAKENPTPENDKYCY; from the coding sequence ATGAAATCTAACTCAAATAGTGGCTTTACTTTACTAGAAAATTTAATTATTATTTTGATAATTGGTATATTAGCTGGAATAGTTGCACCAGTTTGGTTATCTATTTTGCAGAATATGCGTTTAAATACTGCCCAAAGTCAACTGTATCAAGCAATACGCCAAGCACAAAGCCAAGCTAAAACCAAAAAATCAACTTGGCAGGTGAGTTTTAGAGAACAAAATGATACACTGCAATGGGCAGTTCATCCAGAAGCAATTGAATCAACCAATGTAGCCTGGAATAATATAGATTCTAACGTTCGCCTAGATACAGAAACAACATTACGTCAGTCTGATAGCATTAGATATGTTCAGTTTGATTATTTAGGTAGTATTAGAAAACCACCTTTAGGCAGAATTACCATATCGAGTAAATCTGGGGGAAAATCAAAACGTTGTGTATTTATATCCACAATTTTAGGAGCATTACGAACTGCCAAAGAAAATCCTACTCCTGAAAATGATAAATATTGTTATTAA
- a CDS encoding TIGR04282 family arsenosugar biosynthesis glycosyltransferase: protein MQKLPSIAKQHIIIFTRYPEPGKTKTRLIPALGDMGAASLQKQMTEHTLSQVRKLTTTSAITVEVRFSGGSCELMQNWLGLDLLYKNQGEGDLGQRMMRSLTDAFANNCEQVIIIGTDCPGLDCQILISALEKLQGCELVLGPAIDGGYYLIGLRQLVPELFSNIPWGTAQVFSQTVEIAQKLNLSSAYLSSLADVDRPEDLIVWQQIATAY from the coding sequence GTGCAGAAATTACCTAGCATTGCTAAACAACATATAATTATTTTTACCCGTTATCCAGAACCAGGTAAGACAAAAACCAGACTGATACCTGCTTTGGGAGATATGGGTGCTGCCAGTCTACAAAAACAGATGACAGAACATACTCTATCCCAAGTAAGGAAATTAACAACAACATCTGCTATAACTGTGGAAGTAAGGTTCTCTGGGGGTAGTTGCGAACTAATGCAAAATTGGTTAGGTCTTGACCTTCTGTATAAAAATCAAGGTGAAGGAGATTTAGGTCAGCGAATGATGCGATCGCTTACAGATGCTTTTGCTAACAACTGCGAACAAGTTATCATTATCGGTACTGATTGTCCTGGTTTAGATTGTCAAATTTTAATATCAGCCTTAGAGAAATTACAGGGATGTGAATTGGTACTCGGACCAGCAATAGATGGTGGTTACTACCTAATCGGTTTACGTCAACTTGTACCAGAACTATTCTCTAATATTCCTTGGGGAACTGCTCAAGTATTTTCACAGACCGTAGAAATAGCCCAAAAACTTAACCTATCGTCTGCATACTTATCCAGTTTAGCTGATGTTGACCGCCCAGAAGACCTCATAGTTTGGCAGCAAATAGCCACTGCATATTAA